From Rhododendron vialii isolate Sample 1 chromosome 10a, ASM3025357v1, the proteins below share one genomic window:
- the LOC131304828 gene encoding serine/threonine-protein kinase BLUS1 isoform X2, which translates to MEQVSEKKYPLNAADYKLYEEVGEGVSATVHRALCIPLNEIVAIKVLDLEKCNNDLDGIRREVQMMTLIDHPNVLRAHCSFTTGHSLWVVMPYMAGGSCLHIMKSAYPDGFEEPVIATLLHEVLKAIVYLHGHGHIHRDVKAGNILMDTNGAVKLADFGVSACMFDAGDRQRSRNTFVGTPCWMAPEVMQQLHGYDFKADIWSLGITALELAHGHAPFSKYPPMKVLLMTLQNAPPGLDYERDKRFSKSFKELVAACLVKDPKKRPSSDKLLKHHFFKQSRSNDYLARTILDGISPLGDRFRMLKAKEADLLVQNKALYGDKEQLSQQEYIRGISAWNFNLDDLKNQAAVIQDYDGSSNDGDTKVGGNRRDRRDDIGCLTERLSPEKANQLDASPQLDDGTNNIHNLEGSLAVFPIQPLQALKSCFDVCKDDVGTGSPSWKNFTRLNSEQQSQIQSSQNDDDQEAGRDVVRLRQSSSLPHFVVSVQKVSLSSPLQQESPKKVGGDGDRELVQVRHQSDRNYSGPLPNRQKKDINNLTSDTSGAVVHKGRFKVTSAELSPKAPTNCFFNPVSGGLTTPITPALSAGSVLPSLQCILQHNNMQREDLLRLIKHVEQTSGSSMEFSDVGSNDISLAPPASTRESTREGELQSQVIQLQQSIGSLVEELQRQKLKNVQLEKKLNAFIKKEEKI; encoded by the exons ATGGAACAGGTTTCAGAGAAAAAATATCCCCTCAATGCAGCAGATTACAAATTATATGAGGAAGTTGGAGAAGGGGTCAGTGCCACTGTTCACCGAGCTCTTTGCATTCCTCTTAATGAGATAGTTGCCATCAAGGTTCTTGATCTggaaaagtgtaataatgactTG GATGGAATCCGTCGAGAGGTACAAATGATGACGTTGATTGATCATCCAAATGTATTAAGAGCGCATTGCTCCTTCACCACAGGCCATAGCCTTTGGGTTGTGATGCCATATATGGCTGGGGGTTCATGCCTTCATATAATGAAATCGGCTTATCCAGACGGTTTTGAAGAGCCCGTTATTGCTACGTTGTTACATGAGGTTCTCAAAGCTATCGTCTATCTTCATGGGCATGGGCATATCCATAGAGATGTGAAG GCTGGCAATATATTAATGGATACTAATGGTGCTGTCAAGTTAGCAGACTTTGGGGTATCTGCATGCATGTTTGATGCCGGGGATAGGCAGAGGTCAAGAAACACATTTGTTGGAACTCCGTGCTG GATGGCTCCTGAGGTTATGCAGCAGCTGCATGGATACGACTTTAA AGCAGATATATGGTCATTGGGAATAACAGCACTTGAACTTGCTCATGGCCATGCCCCATTTTCTAAGTATCCACCTATGAAG GTTCTTTTGATGACACTACAAAACGCACCACCAGGTCTTGACTATGAGAGGGACAAGAGATTTTCAAAG TCTTTCAAAGAGTTGGTAGCTGCTTGCTTGGTGAAGGATCCAAAGAAACGTCCCTCGTCAGATAAGCTTTTGAAGCACCATTTTTTCAAACAGTCACGGTCAAATGATTATTTGGCTCGTACTATTTTGGATGGTATTTCCCCCTTGGGCGATCGTTTTAGGATGCTGAAG gcaaAAGAAGCCGATTTACTTGTACAGAACAAGGCTTTATATGGGGATAAGGAGCAGTTATCACAG CAAGAGTATATCCGAGGAATCAGTGCCTGGAATTTTAATCTGGATGATTTGAAGAATCAGGCTGCCGTT ATTCAGGATTATGATGGTTCTTCAAATGATGGAGACACAAAAGTTGGGGGGAATCGAAGGGACAGACGTGATGACATTGGTTGTCTGACAGAGAGGCTATCCCCAGAGAAGGCTAATCAGTTAGATGCTTCACCTCAACTTGAT GATGGGACTAATAACATTCATAATTTGGAGGGTTCACTTGCTGTGTTTCCTATTCAACCTCTTCAGGCACTCAA AAGTTGTTTTGATGTCTGCAAGGATGATGTGGGTACTGGTAGCCCAAGTTGGAAAAATTTTACTAGATTGAATTCTGAACAGCAGAGTCAAATACAGTCATCACAAAACGATGATGACCAAGAAGCTGGGAGAGATGTTGTGAGACTGAGACAGAGTAGCTCTTTGCCTCATTTTGTAGTTTCTGTTCAAAAAGTTTCTTTGAGCAGTCCCCTGCAGCAGGAAAGTCCTAAAAAAGTTGGCGGTGATGGGGACAG GGAATTGGTACAAGTGAGACATCAATCGGATCGGAACTATAGTGGTCCATTACCAAATCGTCAAAAGAAAGACATCAATAACCTTACATCTG ACACATCAGGAGCAGTGGTCCATAAGGGGCGATTTAAAGTCACTTCAGCTGAGCTGAGTCCTAAG GCCCCTACAAACTGCTTCTTCAATCCAGTTTCTGGAGGTTTAACTACTCCAATTACACCTGCTCTTTCAGCTGGTTCAGTTCTTCCATCATTGCAATGCATTTTACAGCACAACAATATGCAAAGA GAAGACCTACTTAGATTGATCAAACACGTGGAGCAAACCTCTG GCAGTTCCATGGAGTTCTCTGACGTGGGGTCTAATGACATTTCTCTG GCACCTCCTGCTTCTACTAGGGAGTCTACTAGGGAGGGAGAGCTGCAGTCTCAGGTGATTCAACTCCAACAAAG CATTGGGAGTCTTGTTGAAGAATTGCAGAGGCAAAAGCTGAAAAATGTTCAG ttggaaaagaaattgaatgCTTTTATTaagaaagaggaaaagataTGA
- the LOC131304828 gene encoding serine/threonine-protein kinase BLUS1 isoform X1, which produces MEQVSEKKYPLNAADYKLYEEVGEGVSATVHRALCIPLNEIVAIKVLDLEKCNNDLDGIRREVQMMTLIDHPNVLRAHCSFTTGHSLWVVMPYMAGGSCLHIMKSAYPDGFEEPVIATLLHEVLKAIVYLHGHGHIHRDVKAGNILMDTNGAVKLADFGVSACMFDAGDRQRSRNTFVGTPCWMAPEVMQQLHGYDFKADIWSLGITALELAHGHAPFSKYPPMKVLLMTLQNAPPGLDYERDKRFSKSFKELVAACLVKDPKKRPSSDKLLKHHFFKQSRSNDYLARTILDGISPLGDRFRMLKAKEADLLVQNKALYGDKEQLSQQEYIRGISAWNFNLDDLKNQAAVIQDYDGSSNDGDTKVGGNRRDRRDDIGCLTERLSPEKANQLDASPQLDDGTNNIHNLEGSLAVFPIQPLQALKSCFDVCKDDVGTGSPSWKNFTRLNSEQQSQIQSSQNDDDQEAGRDVVRLRQSSSLPHFVVSVQKVSLSSPLQQESPKKVGGDGDRELVQVRHQSDRNYSGPLPNRQKKDINNLTSEDTSGAVVHKGRFKVTSAELSPKAPTNCFFNPVSGGLTTPITPALSAGSVLPSLQCILQHNNMQREDLLRLIKHVEQTSGSSMEFSDVGSNDISLAPPASTRESTREGELQSQVIQLQQSIGSLVEELQRQKLKNVQLEKKLNAFIKKEEKI; this is translated from the exons ATGGAACAGGTTTCAGAGAAAAAATATCCCCTCAATGCAGCAGATTACAAATTATATGAGGAAGTTGGAGAAGGGGTCAGTGCCACTGTTCACCGAGCTCTTTGCATTCCTCTTAATGAGATAGTTGCCATCAAGGTTCTTGATCTggaaaagtgtaataatgactTG GATGGAATCCGTCGAGAGGTACAAATGATGACGTTGATTGATCATCCAAATGTATTAAGAGCGCATTGCTCCTTCACCACAGGCCATAGCCTTTGGGTTGTGATGCCATATATGGCTGGGGGTTCATGCCTTCATATAATGAAATCGGCTTATCCAGACGGTTTTGAAGAGCCCGTTATTGCTACGTTGTTACATGAGGTTCTCAAAGCTATCGTCTATCTTCATGGGCATGGGCATATCCATAGAGATGTGAAG GCTGGCAATATATTAATGGATACTAATGGTGCTGTCAAGTTAGCAGACTTTGGGGTATCTGCATGCATGTTTGATGCCGGGGATAGGCAGAGGTCAAGAAACACATTTGTTGGAACTCCGTGCTG GATGGCTCCTGAGGTTATGCAGCAGCTGCATGGATACGACTTTAA AGCAGATATATGGTCATTGGGAATAACAGCACTTGAACTTGCTCATGGCCATGCCCCATTTTCTAAGTATCCACCTATGAAG GTTCTTTTGATGACACTACAAAACGCACCACCAGGTCTTGACTATGAGAGGGACAAGAGATTTTCAAAG TCTTTCAAAGAGTTGGTAGCTGCTTGCTTGGTGAAGGATCCAAAGAAACGTCCCTCGTCAGATAAGCTTTTGAAGCACCATTTTTTCAAACAGTCACGGTCAAATGATTATTTGGCTCGTACTATTTTGGATGGTATTTCCCCCTTGGGCGATCGTTTTAGGATGCTGAAG gcaaAAGAAGCCGATTTACTTGTACAGAACAAGGCTTTATATGGGGATAAGGAGCAGTTATCACAG CAAGAGTATATCCGAGGAATCAGTGCCTGGAATTTTAATCTGGATGATTTGAAGAATCAGGCTGCCGTT ATTCAGGATTATGATGGTTCTTCAAATGATGGAGACACAAAAGTTGGGGGGAATCGAAGGGACAGACGTGATGACATTGGTTGTCTGACAGAGAGGCTATCCCCAGAGAAGGCTAATCAGTTAGATGCTTCACCTCAACTTGAT GATGGGACTAATAACATTCATAATTTGGAGGGTTCACTTGCTGTGTTTCCTATTCAACCTCTTCAGGCACTCAA AAGTTGTTTTGATGTCTGCAAGGATGATGTGGGTACTGGTAGCCCAAGTTGGAAAAATTTTACTAGATTGAATTCTGAACAGCAGAGTCAAATACAGTCATCACAAAACGATGATGACCAAGAAGCTGGGAGAGATGTTGTGAGACTGAGACAGAGTAGCTCTTTGCCTCATTTTGTAGTTTCTGTTCAAAAAGTTTCTTTGAGCAGTCCCCTGCAGCAGGAAAGTCCTAAAAAAGTTGGCGGTGATGGGGACAG GGAATTGGTACAAGTGAGACATCAATCGGATCGGAACTATAGTGGTCCATTACCAAATCGTCAAAAGAAAGACATCAATAACCTTACATCTG AGGACACATCAGGAGCAGTGGTCCATAAGGGGCGATTTAAAGTCACTTCAGCTGAGCTGAGTCCTAAG GCCCCTACAAACTGCTTCTTCAATCCAGTTTCTGGAGGTTTAACTACTCCAATTACACCTGCTCTTTCAGCTGGTTCAGTTCTTCCATCATTGCAATGCATTTTACAGCACAACAATATGCAAAGA GAAGACCTACTTAGATTGATCAAACACGTGGAGCAAACCTCTG GCAGTTCCATGGAGTTCTCTGACGTGGGGTCTAATGACATTTCTCTG GCACCTCCTGCTTCTACTAGGGAGTCTACTAGGGAGGGAGAGCTGCAGTCTCAGGTGATTCAACTCCAACAAAG CATTGGGAGTCTTGTTGAAGAATTGCAGAGGCAAAAGCTGAAAAATGTTCAG ttggaaaagaaattgaatgCTTTTATTaagaaagaggaaaagataTGA
- the LOC131304828 gene encoding serine/threonine-protein kinase BLUS1 isoform X4, translating to MEQVSEKKYPLNAADYKLYEEVGEGVSATVHRALCIPLNEIVAIKVLDLEKCNNDLDGIRREVQMMTLIDHPNVLRAHCSFTTGHSLWVVMPYMAGGSCLHIMKSAYPDGFEEPVIATLLHEVLKAIVYLHGHGHIHRDVKAGNILMDTNGAVKLADFGVSACMFDAGDRQRSRNTFVGTPCWMAPEVMQQLHGYDFKADIWSLGITALELAHGHAPFSKYPPMKVLLMTLQNAPPGLDYERDKRFSKSFKELVAACLVKDPKKRPSSDKLLKHHFFKQSRSNDYLARTILDGISPLGDRFRMLKAKEADLLVQNKALYGDKEQLSQQEYIRGISAWNFNLDDLKNQAAVIQDYDGSSNDGDTKVGGNRRDRRDDIGCLTERLSPEKANQLDASPQLDDGTNNIHNLEGSLAVFPIQPLQALKSCFDVCKDDVGTGSPSWKNFTRLNSEQQSQIQSSQNDDDQEAGRDVVRLRQSSSLPHFVVSVQKVSLSSPLQQESPKKVGGDGDRELVQVRHQSDRNYSGPLPNRQKKDINNLTSDTSGAVVHKGRFKVTSAELSPKAMVL from the exons ATGGAACAGGTTTCAGAGAAAAAATATCCCCTCAATGCAGCAGATTACAAATTATATGAGGAAGTTGGAGAAGGGGTCAGTGCCACTGTTCACCGAGCTCTTTGCATTCCTCTTAATGAGATAGTTGCCATCAAGGTTCTTGATCTggaaaagtgtaataatgactTG GATGGAATCCGTCGAGAGGTACAAATGATGACGTTGATTGATCATCCAAATGTATTAAGAGCGCATTGCTCCTTCACCACAGGCCATAGCCTTTGGGTTGTGATGCCATATATGGCTGGGGGTTCATGCCTTCATATAATGAAATCGGCTTATCCAGACGGTTTTGAAGAGCCCGTTATTGCTACGTTGTTACATGAGGTTCTCAAAGCTATCGTCTATCTTCATGGGCATGGGCATATCCATAGAGATGTGAAG GCTGGCAATATATTAATGGATACTAATGGTGCTGTCAAGTTAGCAGACTTTGGGGTATCTGCATGCATGTTTGATGCCGGGGATAGGCAGAGGTCAAGAAACACATTTGTTGGAACTCCGTGCTG GATGGCTCCTGAGGTTATGCAGCAGCTGCATGGATACGACTTTAA AGCAGATATATGGTCATTGGGAATAACAGCACTTGAACTTGCTCATGGCCATGCCCCATTTTCTAAGTATCCACCTATGAAG GTTCTTTTGATGACACTACAAAACGCACCACCAGGTCTTGACTATGAGAGGGACAAGAGATTTTCAAAG TCTTTCAAAGAGTTGGTAGCTGCTTGCTTGGTGAAGGATCCAAAGAAACGTCCCTCGTCAGATAAGCTTTTGAAGCACCATTTTTTCAAACAGTCACGGTCAAATGATTATTTGGCTCGTACTATTTTGGATGGTATTTCCCCCTTGGGCGATCGTTTTAGGATGCTGAAG gcaaAAGAAGCCGATTTACTTGTACAGAACAAGGCTTTATATGGGGATAAGGAGCAGTTATCACAG CAAGAGTATATCCGAGGAATCAGTGCCTGGAATTTTAATCTGGATGATTTGAAGAATCAGGCTGCCGTT ATTCAGGATTATGATGGTTCTTCAAATGATGGAGACACAAAAGTTGGGGGGAATCGAAGGGACAGACGTGATGACATTGGTTGTCTGACAGAGAGGCTATCCCCAGAGAAGGCTAATCAGTTAGATGCTTCACCTCAACTTGAT GATGGGACTAATAACATTCATAATTTGGAGGGTTCACTTGCTGTGTTTCCTATTCAACCTCTTCAGGCACTCAA AAGTTGTTTTGATGTCTGCAAGGATGATGTGGGTACTGGTAGCCCAAGTTGGAAAAATTTTACTAGATTGAATTCTGAACAGCAGAGTCAAATACAGTCATCACAAAACGATGATGACCAAGAAGCTGGGAGAGATGTTGTGAGACTGAGACAGAGTAGCTCTTTGCCTCATTTTGTAGTTTCTGTTCAAAAAGTTTCTTTGAGCAGTCCCCTGCAGCAGGAAAGTCCTAAAAAAGTTGGCGGTGATGGGGACAG GGAATTGGTACAAGTGAGACATCAATCGGATCGGAACTATAGTGGTCCATTACCAAATCGTCAAAAGAAAGACATCAATAACCTTACATCTG ACACATCAGGAGCAGTGGTCCATAAGGGGCGATTTAAAGTCACTTCAGCTGAGCTGAGTCCTAAG GCAATGGTTTTGTAA
- the LOC131304828 gene encoding serine/threonine-protein kinase BLUS1 isoform X3: MEQVSEKKYPLNAADYKLYEEVGEGVSATVHRALCIPLNEIVAIKVLDLEKCNNDLDGIRREVQMMTLIDHPNVLRAHCSFTTGHSLWVVMPYMAGGSCLHIMKSAYPDGFEEPVIATLLHEVLKAIVYLHGHGHIHRDVKAGNILMDTNGAVKLADFGVSACMFDAGDRQRSRNTFVGTPCWMAPEVMQQLHGYDFKADIWSLGITALELAHGHAPFSKYPPMKVLLMTLQNAPPGLDYERDKRFSKSFKELVAACLVKDPKKRPSSDKLLKHHFFKQSRSNDYLARTILDGISPLGDRFRMLKAKEADLLVQNKALYGDKEQLSQQEYIRGISAWNFNLDDLKNQAAVIQDYDGSSNDGDTKVGGNRRDRRDDIGCLTERLSPEKANQLDASPQLDDGTNNIHNLEGSLAVFPIQPLQALKSCFDVCKDDVGTGSPSWKNFTRLNSEQQSQIQSSQNDDDQEAGRDVVRLRQSSSLPHFVVSVQKVSLSSPLQQESPKKVGGDGDRELVQVRHQSDRNYSGPLPNRQKKDINNLTSEDTSGAVVHKGRFKVTSAELSPKAMVL, from the exons ATGGAACAGGTTTCAGAGAAAAAATATCCCCTCAATGCAGCAGATTACAAATTATATGAGGAAGTTGGAGAAGGGGTCAGTGCCACTGTTCACCGAGCTCTTTGCATTCCTCTTAATGAGATAGTTGCCATCAAGGTTCTTGATCTggaaaagtgtaataatgactTG GATGGAATCCGTCGAGAGGTACAAATGATGACGTTGATTGATCATCCAAATGTATTAAGAGCGCATTGCTCCTTCACCACAGGCCATAGCCTTTGGGTTGTGATGCCATATATGGCTGGGGGTTCATGCCTTCATATAATGAAATCGGCTTATCCAGACGGTTTTGAAGAGCCCGTTATTGCTACGTTGTTACATGAGGTTCTCAAAGCTATCGTCTATCTTCATGGGCATGGGCATATCCATAGAGATGTGAAG GCTGGCAATATATTAATGGATACTAATGGTGCTGTCAAGTTAGCAGACTTTGGGGTATCTGCATGCATGTTTGATGCCGGGGATAGGCAGAGGTCAAGAAACACATTTGTTGGAACTCCGTGCTG GATGGCTCCTGAGGTTATGCAGCAGCTGCATGGATACGACTTTAA AGCAGATATATGGTCATTGGGAATAACAGCACTTGAACTTGCTCATGGCCATGCCCCATTTTCTAAGTATCCACCTATGAAG GTTCTTTTGATGACACTACAAAACGCACCACCAGGTCTTGACTATGAGAGGGACAAGAGATTTTCAAAG TCTTTCAAAGAGTTGGTAGCTGCTTGCTTGGTGAAGGATCCAAAGAAACGTCCCTCGTCAGATAAGCTTTTGAAGCACCATTTTTTCAAACAGTCACGGTCAAATGATTATTTGGCTCGTACTATTTTGGATGGTATTTCCCCCTTGGGCGATCGTTTTAGGATGCTGAAG gcaaAAGAAGCCGATTTACTTGTACAGAACAAGGCTTTATATGGGGATAAGGAGCAGTTATCACAG CAAGAGTATATCCGAGGAATCAGTGCCTGGAATTTTAATCTGGATGATTTGAAGAATCAGGCTGCCGTT ATTCAGGATTATGATGGTTCTTCAAATGATGGAGACACAAAAGTTGGGGGGAATCGAAGGGACAGACGTGATGACATTGGTTGTCTGACAGAGAGGCTATCCCCAGAGAAGGCTAATCAGTTAGATGCTTCACCTCAACTTGAT GATGGGACTAATAACATTCATAATTTGGAGGGTTCACTTGCTGTGTTTCCTATTCAACCTCTTCAGGCACTCAA AAGTTGTTTTGATGTCTGCAAGGATGATGTGGGTACTGGTAGCCCAAGTTGGAAAAATTTTACTAGATTGAATTCTGAACAGCAGAGTCAAATACAGTCATCACAAAACGATGATGACCAAGAAGCTGGGAGAGATGTTGTGAGACTGAGACAGAGTAGCTCTTTGCCTCATTTTGTAGTTTCTGTTCAAAAAGTTTCTTTGAGCAGTCCCCTGCAGCAGGAAAGTCCTAAAAAAGTTGGCGGTGATGGGGACAG GGAATTGGTACAAGTGAGACATCAATCGGATCGGAACTATAGTGGTCCATTACCAAATCGTCAAAAGAAAGACATCAATAACCTTACATCTG AGGACACATCAGGAGCAGTGGTCCATAAGGGGCGATTTAAAGTCACTTCAGCTGAGCTGAGTCCTAAG GCAATGGTTTTGTAA